The following DNA comes from Alnus glutinosa chromosome 6, dhAlnGlut1.1, whole genome shotgun sequence.
ACgtggattaaaaaaataaaaactaatctATAAAATCCTACTAAATCACAACTCACCTGGCAGAAGGATATGTCTTAGTACGAAAGGTATTTGGTAAAAATTGTTGAgttggattttgtttttttaatagtagtgagaagtgattgatgtgatataaagtaaaaagaatttatatgaaaaagttaaaaaaaaaaaagttgtattgtagtgaatttttttttatttgaataataataaaaaattattaatatgatataaagatgaaaaatgttaaaatattttaaaattgatttttttttttttaggatgaagaagaaaaaaaaaaaagaattgcgGTAACTTACCAAACATACCCAATCGTGCAATGTGAGAGTAAGCATTAACAGCAGATTTTCAAccattttccttaatttagggtaaatttaagaaatcaaaccacattttttttcctgcaaAAACACCTTAGAGCATtagagcattactagcagcttccctacaagggatctgttccctaaattttagggaaaattttaaaaaagtcaaaaaaaccatcccacagcagcttccctacaattatctgttccctaggaagtgaacagtgcttcccaatgcattgggaagcactattcacctcccattcaattgtttattctaaaaatataacctctctcttactttatctctttcttttcttacttttaattaaagtaaaagtaacaaaataatattttaatgatatagagaaaaatgaagggaagctgctgtggggtattttttgatagagaagtaaaaagtagttttattccctacatttagggaaaatgaaggggaagggaagggaagctgctaggaatgctcttatggtataaaaaataattgtaaggtCCTTGTGGTAGACGAACAAATTACTTTATGAAATCTTTTTTCGTCCACAAACTAAACAGGAAGTCAAAAATCGTTAAGTTGCAAAGTAAGTCAAATAACaatatgacatgtgtcactcttaataaaaaaaatattaatatattaaaattttctttatatttttatatcgctcacttcttattactattataaaaataattcaccTAAAAAAGGGGCTTACGTTTTTGAGCTGAATCGCACTAACAAGAGTCAACAAGCATACTTGAAAAAAGATTTGAAGTAAATCAAGTAAATTGCCGAAGTGCAGCAACGCAATGGCTGCCACCCCAACATCACTGGATTTAGATCCCCTACAAGTGTAGTTACAACCCCTTAACTAAAGAGGACGCAAGAAAAATTGTAGGGATTGTGAAAAGACCCCTGCCCAAGCAACTAGTTCGGGTAAGTGGGCCTCCTCGGATCCAACATCCCCATGATGGCTTTGACAGCCAATACCGATCGAACCAGAGTAGAGACTGAAAGCGGGAAGAAGAACCCCAAAGTAGTTTGAATCAGGAGTTGAAGGAAGTTCCACGCTGTTTCCAGCGGGGAATTGAACGTGAAATCTTTCAGCCCACAGTTCAAATTACCAAACTCAGCCTCGGGTTCATTGAGCATTGACATTGAGGACAGAAGAATTAAATTATCAAGGAAAGCCTACACATAAGCTAATTTGTTTCTGTGACCTTTAATATAAAGCACCATAAATGATAAAACTATGTAAAAAGAGGCCAGTTCCTATAAATTTCTGTGATATAAGAGAAATTACAGCTAAATGGACCAAGCTTTCTATGATTGCAATGGCCGTCTATTATGAAACACAGAAAAAGGACATAAGAAACTAAATCAAAGTTAAATAATAAACCTAATTTTTCCCTTCAGCAATTAATTGCAAGAATCATATTACATTCAAAACTCCCCCAGCTTTATTCAGTTCTAATTCCCCTCCCCACTAATTAAGGCCAATGGCTCACCAACTATTCTGATTCATTTTAGGCATCGGAAGCATCAATTTGCTTGGCTGGACCTATTGGAACTGATCCAAAGAAAGGAAGGAGCTTAAGATAAATAAAACGCTTCTATTTCCACGGTGGCTGCTGGTGTTTGTAGTTAAACGCATAGGGTTCCCATCCACTATCCGGTTCCTTTCTTTTCCCACCAACCCCGGAGCTTGAAGAGGGTTGTAAGTTGGTCCTCAAATGCTCCTCCATAGACCTACCTTGACCAGGAATGAAAAGCTGTCTCGAACCCCCCAAGTCTCTATTCCCTCCCTCCATCATGAATCCGGAGTTCAGATCAAAATTTGGGCGAGACGGCCCTACACTATTTAGACCTTGCTGTACACCACCAATGCTCATGATGAAAGGCGACTGTGGGTAGGAAGGCGGAACAGCTGGTGCAGAACCCACAATCTGCGGCAAAACGGGGGCTCCTCGAGAATCCACCATATACGGGATTGAGCCCGCAGGTCCATACATGGCCGAGGAGAAAGACATGGTGGGCCCCGTTGTGAGTCCATTGTACCCAAAAACAGGAGAATGAGTATAAGACATTGTGGGACCCATCCCTAAAACACCCCCTACTCTTGTCATGCTAGCATCCACTGCAGGCTCCACAGACTTGCCGTTTGGCAAGGATGGAGTTTGAGCAAGAAAATCTTTTCTATTGACTTCCACTCTGGTGCCCATGATAGAAATAACAGGAGCATCTGGTTTCCGTCCTCCATATACATTCCCAAATTGGGAAGGCCTAATAGGCCCGTGATCCAAAGCATCGTTCTGAATATATGGTCTGTCATTCAAATCAATGTTCCACAAAGAAGGCTgcattgatgatgatgaagaggcAGGAGATGGGCTGCGATGGCTATTCCTGTTGTTAGAGAGCTGTTCTCCCATCCTCGAATCCAAGATTGGAGGATCACCATCATCACCAAGACAGTTCAAGTCCAACTTGAACCTCCCTGATCTCATTGGGCTCACTTCAACTGAAGATTCACCGGAAGGAAGGCCAGATGACACAGGAATTTGTTTTCCCAACTCATCTCCACCCTCAGCGACATTCAAATCAATGTCAAGGCAATGGTGCCTCTGCTTTGAACTATCACGGGTTCCCCGAATGGAAAGAGTCTTATCACCATCGGGAATCCTACGTGGAGATGCTGGGCGGAAGGCGCTAGTAGCAGCACATCCTTTCCATCCAAGACTCCCCTCAAACTGCAAAGGGGCTACAGGCAATCCAGGAGCTGCTGCTGGCCTTGAAGCAGAAACAAAAGAGACGGGTGTCAAGGGGTTCATTGGACAATCCATTTCGTCAGAGCAGACCTCTTGATTTAGATCAAAATCACAAGGGCCTTTCTCTATGTTAACCTCTGGTTCTTGAGCCGCTTCAGTCACCTGAGAGGACTCCATATCATGTGCGCTATTTTCTGGTTCATTGTCCAGATTATCTGAATTAATTGAGCCTCCCTCCCCCTCAGGATTTGTCTCAGCAGATTGACTTTGTCCAGTTGGCACCTCCTCTTGTGGAACATCGGTAGGTTGGTCCTGCTTTCCATTTATAGAGTCTGGGCTACCTGGCTGCCTGATTCCACCCTCAGATATTTTCTCTGAAGATGAGCTGAAGAATGGTTCTCTACAATCCACCATTTCTCGCTCTACTTCTTGAGCAACTTGCCGAGCAACTTCTAGAGCATCAACCATGCCATACTCAAGTTCAATATCAGACCTTCTTTTGTCAATCACGTCAGGATTTTTGGTATACATTGCtgatttaggaaaatcagaagcTTTCATAAAATCATCACCCTCATCGCTTGTATGCTCCTTATCTTCGTCAGCTTCTCCAGTGTCTTCCATCCTGGAAGTAGTGTCTAAATCCTCTGGTTTTCCTGATATACTCCCATTGGCAGACAACAAAGCATTAGAACAACATTCACCATCTTGACCAGTAGTCTTGAACGCATTTGCACTGCAACGATTTATAACTCTCATATCATCTAACCTGCTCTTAAAATCGGATGCAGGCTTCTCATTGGCATCAACATTATCCTGCAAAGCAGGTTCCCTCATAATCTTCTGCTCGCTTCCAGCTTCATCACCAGTACAAGCAGTTCCAGATTCCAATGCACCTGAGGCAGAAGAGACCTCTGTCATACCTAACTTGTCTGAGGAATTGCCGGCTTCGTGTACCTGCTTTTCACTTTTAGATGACTCATTCATCCTGACAACATCTGAAAGTACCTCATCACTGCCTTGCTTTGTAACTGTAACACTACAAGTCCCAGTAGAAGTGGTTCCTTCTGCAGCACGTAAGGGGGATTCTTCTTTTATAGAAGGATTTTCTTGCAAAGGGTTTGACAAAAGAGAGGAGGCCAAAGGGTCCGGAGGTCCATCTTTGGTGTCCTCAGGGCCTGATACCATATGAGAGCCAGCCTGATCATGATGATTTGGAATCTGTACATCTTCAATCTTTTCTGGCTGAAGATCATCTGATCTACTCAAAGGTGACACTTCATCTCTGGCATATTCTAACACATGATTCTCTTCATTACCGATTCCTCTGGAAATAGGATTATCTAAAGCAGATTGCCCACAATCCTCTTCAGCAAGCCGTCTACTCCCATCATCAACATCCTGGTGAATTAAATCACATTCCTTACCATGCTTCCAGCTATCAAACAACATTCTTGCTCTGTCCTGAACCTTAGAGCTATTGTGGCCAAGAAGATTCTTGACAGTAATCAAAATCCCCGAAGATATTGATCTCTCATTGTCTATATGCAACGTTTCAAGTGCTCGTAGCAGTGCAGTGATTGATTCTTCTACACAACTGTCACTTGTGTCCTTACCAAACGTTTGAGCATCCTTCAACCATCTATCAATAAACCAAAGTCCATCTAACTGAATAAAAAGATCAAGACAATCTTTATTCTCTGTGGCAGCAATAGTGCTTGCAACAGCAGCCCACTGCCTGGTTGCATCGCCAACATTCTTCACAACACAATCTTTCTCCTTCTGCATTACATTGAGCAGCTCCTCAACTCGAGATGGGACTGTGAGCCCATCTTTCATCTCGGTCAACGTAAAGAAATCCTCGAGCGTCATACTGCCTCAAATACCAAGTTTCCAAGCATCAAAGAAATCCTTGTGACATCCTGATGCTTTTTCTCCCATTGGATCAGAACAATGTCCACAGAATGATCTGCAgagcaaaaaattacaaaagggGTAAACATACAATTCTTGTACAGTAAGCAAAATTGCCATATAAGCATAACCCTTCTAACTACAGTGATAAGTAATCCAAAACCTTTAATACGGATCACCCAGGGGGTGGAACAAGAAACCTAAACTGGTCAGCACAAATTGCAAATACATTATGTAAGTTTAAAGAAGTTCAAAACCAATACATTTTTCGGaatcaatatttaattaaaaaagactTGGTAAAAGCAATCAAGGTCACacaaaaagatattttgataagtaattcaatctaaTTGAATGGGCACAACCCGAGTTCACAAAAAGTATAGTcacataaaaaataagaatgctTTTACGGAAAGCAACTTAGAAATCACAACTAGGTAAACTCTCATCCTCAATTGAATTAAACCCGGAATCAAGATGAAGTATTACAGCCATGTACCAGACAGAATATAAAACACGGAACACATTTTGGCAACAGAATAAAAACTGTTGACAAGAACTGAGTTATCTTTGTTCACACAGTTCAAAAGTGCATGAACCAATGATAAGGTCAAGTTCTTATCAACAAAAGCAACACACGGggttttaaaatatcaaatcaagagaactaaacttaaaaaatccAGTTGCAATCATAAATTATGGGCATACACTTTCAAATAGCTAGAGGGCACAAGGGCAAGATAATTTTAGCATTGGAATGAAGTCCTTTCTGAATGTGAATTTTCAATCATAACTGGACAAAAGACAAAGTCAAAAAGCTTAACACCATTAAACTTACAAGGACATTCACCTATTACACAcctttaaaaaaactaattaaaacatTACAAAAAAGTGTAAAGAGTAATAAAgcataaacattaaaataataataataataataataataataattaattaatgacgaggaacccctccaaaGCAGGCCACTTCGTGTATCCACCCCTATCGGGTAAACCTCAGAcccaaaacataaataaacataaaagatgTGTTAATTAGTTAAGCCAAGACGAAGCTAGTTTTCTCCAGCTAAAGGACCACATCATCTGGGTCAAATATTTACAGGACAAAAAAAACCATTACAATTAATTTGACAAATCAGTAAGTAGAACGTTGAACATAATAGCTGCCACAACCCAACTGGTGGATGATACATAAGGAGACTACATGCAATATATGGGAGAAAAATaactaacaaaagaaaattctacATCTGACAAAGACAAGCCCAAACTTTTGACCAATTAACAACCTTTGGAAGAACACCACAAAATggttggaaaaaaagaaagataataaaaacaaagttcTTATATTTTATACCAAGAACATGACCATTAAAACATATATCAATCATAATGATCCTCCTAAAAGCACTCGTAGTAGATATGAGAACTTGTGGTTGTCAGCACTAGTTGAATTCCAcatatttaactaaaaaacGGGTTTTATTCTCTATAACCACCCCTCTCTTCCCCAAACATAACAAAACTGTCCTCTCACTTGAAACATTGCTACCTCTGGACATTGTCTAATTACGAACCAAATTTAAAAATCGTCTTTACGTTCTCTTAGTCAATGTTGGGCTAGTGTCGAGAGCAATAAATAAGAGCCTTCAATGTAAAATGTAATATTATATGGAGATCGGTTGTCCATTGTCTTCCTGGGAGGTATTGGAAGAAGTGAAATACAAGGGATTGAAAGGATATGGAGCTCTAAGATCTTAAAGAGCATAATGTACGTATTTTGTTTTTGCGGGAGACTTTTTTGGGCTCTCTGAATATTTATCCTTAGCTATCTTTTTGGGCTTTTGTAGACTTAGTTAATTGTGTCCTTCCCTGTACTTAGCTAGTTAGCTTCCATCTTCTCTTCCTTCTTTAATTAGAAACAAGAAATTATAacccaaaggaaaaaataaaagaattttcaaatgaaaatgatttacggCCATGAAGTAATTatataaatgaagaaaaaaaaaatgttctggaaccttttccaactaaatatttttgtcaaaaagacaaaaaccaagaaaatcaCACTGACAAGTAAAACCAAAACTATCTATGTTAATAAATAGCTTGTAACATCAACAGAAGATGGAAGGGCATATATGTGAAAGAAAATATGATATTTCAGTGAAGATGCTCAACTATTTGTAATGAAAACAACCACGTTAATGATTGGCGAAGACAACAATCCTTTATTGTGAGTCAATAGTTATGAAGTACGTTAACATGGCAGGCACTAGGTAAATGTAACCTTGTTAGGTAATAATCTGAACAAtggataagaaacgtaaaacaATACTGGGAGTAATAATATTTGTCAATTTAACTACTTATGATCCCAATAATCTTGAGCAATTTGGATTATGTGTATTACGATCCACTTCCTAATGTAGTAAATGTTCTGTGCTTTCGGATAAAAAGATTAAcaataatatgaagaaaaaaattactgaaTCAAGGCTCATACACACACAGAACATGCCCattaacccccccccccaaacaaaagaaatgaatcAAGGCTCATGCAAACCTATCATTTACACATAGTTTTTCACTGTTCCAAATAATATTGGTCAAAGTTCATCACATTGTTGGTTGGGGGATACAAACAATGaagtaggaaaagaaaaggtcaCAACTTTTAACAGAATTCTAATAATCAGATAATTCAATGCCTGTTGTAGATTTACAATGTCCATAAAATCGAACCTCAACTGCAAAATAAACAGTAATTAAATCCTGAAGGGCCACAGAGGCACCAAATCAAAATCCCTCAAGCAAAAAATATTTGAACAGAACGATTAAGAAAACTCAAGTCTTACTAAAACGAAACCATAATTCTAAAACAAACAGCTCGAAaccataccaaaaaaaaaaaactttcaccTTCTCTTCCATAATAGCTTGAAGCaagaaagggaaaaacaaaacaaaataaaaaaacacaaattaccAGAATCATAGGGTACCAAACCCTAGAATTCAAAAATAGCAGAAAAACGAGCACGATGAAACCCTGGATTATGCCTTTCCGACTGAGTAGTGGTGTGCGCATAAATAAATTCGTGaatcatataaaaattatattaattaatgctCTGAAACAGGTGATTAATGACGCTAATAATTggaaattaataaataacataaaattagaGAATGCAAAACAGCAATTAATTACAATCATGGCATATAAAACTCATTACCTTCGTCAATGAATTCGAAACCCTAGCTCCGACTGAGTCTTCACACGGAGAAGCAACCTCAATTCCCTCACTCTCTCGcggactttctctctcttacggtgctttctctctctctacaaaACCCTCGCCTTGTTCTCTgtgaagtgatttttttttcgaaccagagagacagagagcaaAACCTCTCTAACCTTGTTCCTCGgaaattgttattattttttcttttttttttgttttcaattagtTTTTATTCTGTTTAATTTTCTGCTTCGGTTTTAGTTCGCTATTGGAGAGCTACACGTGACAAGCGTGCGGTCGAGCCGCGGCTCGGGGAGGGCTGGCTTAACCGGTGAACCGATAACGTAGGTTTTTAGGGAATTCGAAGATGAGACAGGGTGGGTGTGCCCAAAGGGTTACAGAAACTGTCAATTCCCGTAGTGCCTTTTGTGGGCCTTTTTGTAATGAGGTTTTCGGAGAAAACGAAAGGGGCATATCGTTGTCACTGTCACTTGGTCCCCATATCAGTCACGTGCGGTCACGCCTGCGTTTTCTTAAGAGAATGGAGGCTCTATTGGTTAAAAACTTTTGTtacttatattttgttttccgttcacaaaaacatatatataccaaataACACAAGcattaaaaattgttttcacatatatatatatatatatattatatcaatatattttcttaaactaaaaacaaaaaataccccaAAATACATTAATGAACATACTCAAAATTCTTCAACCATTGGTTTCAAGTCCATGAATGGACATCAAGTATTGACACAAGtgttaaatattatatttatatttttattcaacaatGCTGATGTGAACTCCCAagtaattatttgatttttttttttttaaataataattaaattaataattagttAAGACTGTCATATCATTATTATTGgacaattgttatatatatatatatatcatgtagATTATGTTGTCACAATTATttgctggaaaaaaaaaaattcattttgatGGCCCAAATCATGAAATCACCATGATTATATGTAG
Coding sequences within:
- the LOC133870448 gene encoding uncharacterized protein LOC133870448 yields the protein MTLEDFFTLTEMKDGLTVPSRVEELLNVMQKEKDCVVKNVGDATRQWAAVASTIAATENKDCLDLFIQLDGLWFIDRWLKDAQTFGKDTSDSCVEESITALLRALETLHIDNERSISSGILITVKNLLGHNSSKVQDRARMLFDSWKHGKECDLIHQDVDDGSRRLAEEDCGQSALDNPISRGIGNEENHVLEYARDEVSPLSRSDDLQPEKIEDVQIPNHHDQAGSHMVSGPEDTKDGPPDPLASSLLSNPLQENPSIKEESPLRAAEGTTSTGTCSVTVTKQGSDEVLSDVVRMNESSKSEKQVHEAGNSSDKLGMTEVSSASGALESGTACTGDEAGSEQKIMREPALQDNVDANEKPASDFKSRLDDMRVINRCSANAFKTTGQDGECCSNALLSANGSISGKPEDLDTTSRMEDTGEADEDKEHTSDEGDDFMKASDFPKSAMYTKNPDVIDKRRSDIELEYGMVDALEVARQVAQEVEREMVDCREPFFSSSSEKISEGGIRQPGSPDSINGKQDQPTDVPQEEVPTGQSQSAETNPEGEGGSINSDNLDNEPENSAHDMESSQVTEAAQEPEVNIEKGPCDFDLNQEVCSDEMDCPMNPLTPVSFVSASRPAAAPGLPVAPLQFEGSLGWKGCAATSAFRPASPRRIPDGDKTLSIRGTRDSSKQRHHCLDIDLNVAEGGDELGKQIPVSSGLPSGESSVEVSPMRSGRFKLDLNCLGDDGDPPILDSRMGEQLSNNRNSHRSPSPASSSSSMQPSLWNIDLNDRPYIQNDALDHGPIRPSQFGNVYGGRKPDAPVISIMGTRVEVNRKDFLAQTPSLPNGKSVEPAVDASMTRVGGVLGMGPTMSYTHSPVFGYNGLTTGPTMSFSSAMYGPAGSIPYMVDSRGAPVLPQIVGSAPAVPPSYPQSPFIMSIGGVQQGLNSVGPSRPNFDLNSGFMMEGGNRDLGGSRQLFIPGQGRSMEEHLRTNLQPSSSSGVGGKRKEPDSGWEPYAFNYKHQQPPWK